From one Microlunatus sp. Gsoil 973 genomic stretch:
- the rsmH gene encoding 16S rRNA (cytosine(1402)-N(4))-methyltransferase RsmH: protein MAEQHVPVMLTEITELLSPALTPAGPGTTPVLVDCTLGLGGHAAALLEACPQARLIGLDRDTDALAVAEQRLAPYSDRIDLVHAVYDELPAVLAERDIDRVQGVLLDLGLSSLQIDRTDRGFAYATDAPLDMRMDRTEPLTAADVVNTYPVRDLARILREYGEERFADRIASAIGRERDTEPITDSARLVRIIVGAVPMAAQRTGGHPAKRTFQALRIEVNRELDALRRVLPEAVAALELGGRIAVLAYHSLEDRLVKQVLRLASSDRAPRGLPVVPPELGPELRLLTRGAQRPTTAESAVNPRAASARLRAAERIADPGRKAA from the coding sequence ATGGCTGAGCAGCATGTGCCGGTCATGCTGACCGAGATCACCGAGCTGCTCAGTCCCGCCCTGACCCCGGCCGGCCCCGGCACGACCCCGGTACTGGTTGACTGCACGCTCGGACTCGGCGGACATGCCGCGGCACTCCTCGAGGCGTGCCCTCAGGCTCGGCTGATCGGCCTGGACCGTGACACTGACGCATTGGCCGTCGCCGAGCAGCGACTGGCGCCGTACTCGGATCGGATCGACTTGGTCCATGCCGTCTACGACGAACTGCCCGCGGTGCTGGCCGAACGCGACATCGACCGCGTCCAAGGCGTCCTGCTGGATCTCGGACTGTCCTCCCTGCAGATCGACCGCACCGATCGCGGATTCGCTTACGCAACCGACGCACCGTTGGACATGCGGATGGACCGGACCGAACCGCTCACCGCGGCAGATGTGGTCAACACCTATCCGGTACGCGACCTGGCCCGCATCCTGCGCGAGTACGGCGAGGAGCGGTTCGCCGACCGGATCGCTTCGGCCATCGGTCGGGAACGTGACACGGAGCCGATCACCGACTCCGCCCGCCTGGTCCGCATCATCGTCGGCGCCGTACCGATGGCCGCTCAGCGCACCGGCGGTCATCCGGCCAAGCGGACCTTCCAGGCGTTGCGGATCGAGGTCAACCGCGAGTTGGACGCTCTGCGCCGTGTCCTCCCGGAGGCGGTCGCCGCGCTGGAGCTCGGTGGCCGGATCGCGGTGCTGGCCTACCACTCGCTTGAGGACCGGTTGGTCAAACAGGTGCTGCGGCTGGCCAGCAGCGATCGGGCGCCGAGGGGTCTACCGGTGGTGCCGCCCGAACTCGGGCCCGAGCTCCGGTTGCTGACCCGCGGCGCGCAGCGGCCGACCACCGCCGAATCGGCGGTCAATCCCAGGGCCGCGTCGGCCCGACTGCGAGCCGCCGAGCGGATCGCCGATCCCGGACGGAAGGCGGCGTGA
- a CDS encoding penicillin-binding protein 2, with protein MGERRQHPSKRNASTTARTSSRQLRTPRTTPAAAPRPTTGRPKINTTKINKTKINKTKITKAKITKTGKARRHGVRKTLIVPLGSGTRRVRIIGIAMAIAISLCAGRLLQLQGFDSAAYGAIATASLTTTTPLLPARGEITGRDGTVLAGTQPAVDITADPTLTSQDCSETYVGDLCGLAQATKITQVIASHIKIDQPKTIATLMRHDTHFVYVAKKVPADVYTDIANQLDSDNLPGIYRENDPIRTYPNGPIASNIVGFVNGENEGRAGLEYSLNSSLAGVEGKESYESAPNGSKIPLGDSSITPAKNGTNYQLTIDPELQWMMQRRIDSQRARTGADWITAITMDVTTGEVLAMAQTPGYDSSDPGASKPSNLGDRAVSQAYEPGSVEKVLTSAALIDSGAANPETKVVVPPTIASGDGRIKDAEGHGTVHYTMRGIIANSSNIGTLMLTRQMDKTTLRNYLSSFGLGRTTGVELPGESAGSLPTADMKDYTRDQIAFGQGLSVTTLQEATAISAIVNGGIYHTPTVIKSASTADGTAVPIDRPAPRRVISAKTSAEVRDMMEAVVTHTAVSQKYLMLSHYRSGGKTGTAQRYDPKCGCYRGYVTSFVGFAPLDNPRLLTYVVVNNPKRGDSGTGTAGPVYRDIMQYALPRYGIVPDQKNKAWGARQMDRPLTW; from the coding sequence ATGGGCGAGCGGCGGCAACATCCCTCCAAGCGCAACGCGTCGACGACCGCCAGGACCAGCTCCCGGCAGCTGCGAACTCCCCGTACCACTCCTGCCGCAGCACCGCGGCCGACGACCGGCAGACCCAAGATCAACACGACCAAGATCAACAAGACCAAGATCAACAAGACTAAGATCACCAAGGCCAAGATCACCAAGACTGGCAAGGCCAGGCGTCACGGCGTCCGCAAGACGCTGATCGTGCCGTTGGGTTCGGGCACGCGGCGGGTGCGGATCATCGGCATCGCGATGGCCATCGCGATCTCGTTGTGCGCCGGCAGGCTGCTGCAACTGCAGGGATTCGACTCGGCCGCATACGGCGCGATCGCCACGGCCAGCCTGACCACGACAACGCCACTGCTGCCGGCTCGCGGCGAGATCACCGGCCGGGACGGCACCGTACTCGCCGGAACCCAGCCGGCGGTCGACATCACGGCGGACCCGACACTGACCAGCCAGGACTGCAGCGAGACCTACGTCGGCGACCTGTGCGGTCTGGCCCAGGCCACCAAGATCACCCAGGTGATTGCCTCGCACATCAAGATCGATCAGCCGAAGACGATCGCCACCCTGATGCGGCACGACACCCATTTCGTCTACGTCGCCAAGAAGGTCCCGGCCGACGTCTACACCGACATCGCCAACCAGCTCGACAGCGACAACCTGCCCGGGATCTACCGGGAGAACGACCCGATCCGGACCTATCCCAACGGGCCGATCGCGTCCAACATCGTCGGTTTCGTCAACGGTGAGAACGAGGGTCGGGCCGGCCTGGAGTATTCGTTGAACTCATCACTTGCCGGTGTCGAAGGCAAGGAGAGCTACGAGAGCGCGCCCAACGGCAGCAAGATCCCGCTCGGCGACAGCAGCATCACCCCGGCCAAGAACGGCACCAACTACCAGCTGACCATCGATCCCGAACTGCAGTGGATGATGCAGCGCCGGATCGACTCGCAGCGCGCCCGGACCGGCGCCGACTGGATCACCGCCATAACCATGGACGTCACCACCGGAGAGGTGCTGGCCATGGCACAGACCCCCGGCTACGACTCCAGCGACCCCGGGGCAAGCAAACCGAGCAATCTCGGTGACCGAGCGGTCAGTCAGGCCTACGAACCAGGCAGTGTCGAGAAGGTCCTCACCTCGGCGGCGCTGATCGACAGCGGCGCCGCGAACCCCGAGACCAAGGTCGTCGTGCCGCCGACCATCGCCTCCGGTGACGGCCGGATCAAGGACGCCGAGGGGCACGGCACGGTGCACTACACGATGCGCGGCATCATCGCGAACTCCTCCAACATCGGCACCCTGATGCTGACCCGGCAGATGGACAAGACCACGCTGCGCAACTACCTGAGCAGCTTCGGTCTCGGCCGGACCACAGGTGTCGAACTGCCGGGTGAGTCGGCCGGGTCACTGCCGACGGCCGACATGAAGGACTACACCCGCGACCAGATCGCCTTCGGACAGGGCCTGTCGGTGACGACGCTGCAGGAGGCCACCGCCATCTCCGCCATCGTCAACGGTGGCATCTACCACACCCCGACGGTGATCAAGTCGGCCAGCACCGCCGACGGCACCGCCGTCCCGATCGACCGTCCGGCCCCGCGTCGGGTGATCTCGGCCAAGACCTCGGCCGAGGTCCGGGACATGATGGAGGCGGTCGTCACCCACACCGCCGTCAGCCAGAAGTACCTGATGCTCAGCCACTACCGCAGCGGCGGCAAGACCGGCACCGCGCAGCGCTACGACCCCAAGTGTGGTTGCTACCGCGGCTACGTCACCTCGTTCGTCGGGTTCGCCCCGCTGGACAACCCCCGGCTGCTGACCTACGTGGTGGTGAACAATCCCAAGCGTGGCGACTCCGGCACCGGCACCGCCGGCCCGGTGTACCGCGACATCATGCAGTACGCCCTGCCGCGGTACGGGATCGTGCCCGACCAGAAGAACAAGGCCTGGGGGGCCCGGCAGATGGACCGCCCGCTGACGTGGTGA
- a CDS encoding UDP-N-acetylmuramoyl-L-alanyl-D-glutamate--2,6-diaminopimelate ligase: MRPELTPPYPLDRLAGLLGADRSGARAEPTVTGVAFDNRQVRPGDLYVGLPGANTHGARFAREAVQAGAVAVLTDAAGAGLIAHPDELDTPVLRVADPRRAMSTAAAEVYGRPATKLIMIGVTGTNGKTTTSDLTAAGLRATGLHCGVIGTLGYFLDGGELPGNRTTITTPESPDVQALLAIMVEHGADVVVMEVSSHALALGRVDEIVFDVAGFTNLGRDHLDFHGSEEAYFEAKAQLFTPQHARRAVINIDDARGPELLSRSTAGGLQVATTSLAGSPGAGVDHYRCLSYDAVADPVEVSIQTPAGELDFRLGLPGSYNVANAITALAMLDRLGIDLPTAAGGLAAAAVPGRLQRVELSDGPRAYVDFAHTPQAIRSVLTELAATVADGRLITVLGCGGDRDPAKRGPMGAAAAELSDLVIITDDNPRSEDPRLIRAAALAGAREQADRQSRPVDILDGGDRAGAIRTALAAAGRSDVVAVLGKGHEHGQEINGTVVAFDDAEQLASGWHELAAGTPAESTGKAGRA, translated from the coding sequence CTGCGCCCCGAACTGACGCCGCCGTACCCGTTGGACCGGTTGGCCGGGCTGCTGGGCGCTGACCGGTCCGGTGCACGGGCGGAGCCGACGGTGACCGGCGTCGCCTTCGACAACCGGCAGGTGCGTCCGGGGGACCTGTATGTCGGGTTGCCCGGTGCCAACACCCACGGCGCACGCTTCGCTCGAGAGGCGGTGCAGGCGGGTGCCGTCGCGGTGCTGACCGACGCCGCCGGCGCCGGGCTGATCGCCCACCCGGACGAGCTGGACACCCCGGTGCTCCGGGTAGCCGATCCCCGGCGGGCCATGTCCACCGCCGCCGCGGAGGTGTATGGCAGGCCGGCGACGAAGTTGATCATGATCGGGGTGACCGGAACCAACGGCAAGACCACAACCAGCGACCTGACGGCCGCCGGACTGCGAGCCACCGGACTGCACTGCGGCGTGATCGGGACGCTCGGCTACTTCCTGGACGGCGGGGAACTGCCCGGAAACCGGACCACGATCACCACACCGGAGTCGCCCGACGTGCAGGCCCTGCTGGCGATCATGGTCGAGCACGGCGCCGACGTCGTGGTGATGGAGGTGTCCTCGCACGCCCTGGCGCTGGGCCGGGTCGACGAGATCGTCTTCGATGTCGCCGGGTTCACCAACCTCGGGCGCGACCATCTGGATTTCCACGGCAGCGAGGAGGCCTACTTCGAGGCCAAGGCGCAGCTGTTCACGCCGCAACACGCCAGGCGGGCCGTGATCAACATCGACGACGCCCGCGGGCCGGAACTCCTGTCCCGGTCGACGGCGGGCGGTCTGCAGGTGGCCACCACCAGCCTCGCCGGCTCGCCCGGCGCCGGCGTCGACCACTACCGGTGCCTGTCCTACGACGCGGTCGCCGATCCGGTCGAGGTCTCGATCCAGACGCCCGCCGGCGAGCTGGATTTCCGCCTCGGCCTGCCCGGGTCCTACAACGTCGCCAACGCGATCACCGCACTCGCCATGCTCGACCGGCTCGGCATCGACCTTCCCACCGCCGCCGGTGGGTTGGCCGCTGCTGCCGTACCCGGCCGACTGCAGCGGGTCGAACTGTCCGACGGGCCGAGGGCGTACGTCGATTTCGCCCACACCCCGCAGGCGATCCGGTCGGTGCTCACCGAACTGGCGGCCACCGTCGCGGACGGCCGGTTGATCACCGTCCTCGGCTGCGGCGGCGACCGGGATCCGGCCAAACGGGGGCCGATGGGCGCGGCGGCCGCCGAACTGTCCGATCTGGTGATCATCACCGACGACAACCCGCGCAGCGAGGACCCCCGGCTGATCCGTGCGGCCGCCCTGGCCGGCGCCCGGGAACAGGCGGACCGGCAGTCGCGCCCGGTCGACATCCTCGACGGCGGAGATCGTGCCGGCGCGATCCGCACGGCGCTGGCCGCGGCGGGCAGGTCCGATGTCGTCGCTGTACTCGGCAAGGGCCACGAGCACGGGCAGGAGATCAACGGCACGGTGGTGGCGTTCGACGATGCCGAGCAACTCGCCTCCGGGTGGCACGAGCTGGCCGCCGGAACGCCGGCGGAGTCGACCGGAAAGGCAGGCAGGGCATGA
- the murF gene encoding UDP-N-acetylmuramoyl-tripeptide--D-alanyl-D-alanine ligase, producing the protein MINNSVGELAGLIGADAVVDDGPVDRSRLEAQVTDLVYDSRDAGPGSLFVALPGEHTDGHDFAGRAWRAGAVAAITTHPVPGGLCLVTEDPIAAMGVIGQHVTAAAKATGLLVIGITGSAGKSTTKDLLAQILEQVAPVVAPRGSMNNEIGLPTTASWVTADTRFLISEMGAKGVGHISYLCSITPPDIGVVLNVGAAHLGKFGSQDAIARAKGELIEALPGQGRAVLNAGDPRVRAMASRTTAPAIYFAVEGDAVDGVRPEVSAVGLDRDDLDRWSFELRLGDESHRVTLRLLGRHQVSNAVAAAAAAFAAGVPSVVIADALSHAESRSHWRMELHDLPGGGVLINDAYNANPVSMSAALDSLATIGKHRKSGDPTVTTTAVLGEMLELGEDSMRLHEEVGREVAERGIDRLITVGAGAKPIGVGALSAGMDRGAVHQVADTAAALQRLADRGPGDVVLIKASRDVGLEIIGDRLLAAEPDSGSAIGSRN; encoded by the coding sequence ATGATCAACAACTCCGTCGGCGAACTGGCCGGACTGATCGGCGCCGACGCCGTGGTCGACGACGGACCGGTGGACCGCAGCCGGCTCGAGGCCCAGGTCACCGACCTCGTCTACGACTCACGCGACGCCGGGCCAGGCAGCCTGTTCGTCGCCCTGCCCGGAGAGCACACCGACGGCCACGACTTCGCCGGGCGGGCCTGGCGGGCCGGCGCGGTGGCCGCGATCACCACCCATCCGGTGCCCGGCGGCCTGTGCCTGGTCACCGAGGACCCGATCGCGGCGATGGGCGTGATCGGGCAACACGTGACGGCTGCCGCGAAGGCCACCGGTCTCCTGGTCATCGGCATCACCGGTTCGGCCGGCAAGAGCACAACCAAGGACCTGCTCGCCCAGATCCTCGAGCAGGTTGCCCCGGTCGTTGCACCGCGTGGCTCGATGAACAACGAGATCGGACTTCCGACGACAGCCAGCTGGGTCACCGCCGACACCCGGTTCCTGATCTCGGAGATGGGTGCCAAGGGTGTCGGGCACATCAGCTACCTGTGCTCGATCACTCCGCCGGACATCGGTGTCGTGCTCAACGTCGGCGCGGCACATCTGGGCAAGTTCGGCAGCCAGGACGCCATCGCCCGGGCCAAGGGCGAGCTGATCGAGGCACTGCCCGGCCAGGGACGCGCGGTGTTGAACGCCGGCGATCCGCGGGTCCGGGCAATGGCATCGCGAACGACGGCGCCGGCGATCTACTTCGCCGTCGAGGGCGACGCCGTCGACGGCGTCCGACCCGAGGTGTCCGCCGTCGGACTGGACCGGGATGATCTCGACCGGTGGTCCTTCGAACTGCGGCTCGGCGACGAGTCACATCGGGTCACGCTTCGGCTGCTCGGCCGGCATCAGGTCAGCAACGCCGTCGCTGCTGCCGCTGCCGCCTTCGCCGCGGGCGTGCCGTCGGTGGTGATCGCCGATGCCCTCAGCCACGCGGAGAGCCGCTCACACTGGCGGATGGAACTCCACGACCTACCCGGCGGCGGGGTACTGATCAACGACGCCTACAACGCCAACCCGGTCTCGATGTCGGCAGCACTTGACTCCCTGGCCACCATCGGCAAACACCGCAAGTCGGGCGACCCGACCGTCACCACGACAGCCGTCCTCGGCGAGATGCTGGAACTCGGCGAGGACTCCATGCGGCTGCACGAGGAGGTCGGCCGGGAAGTGGCCGAACGCGGCATCGATCGGTTGATCACGGTAGGCGCCGGTGCCAAGCCGATCGGCGTCGGCGCCCTGTCCGCCGGAATGGACCGTGGCGCCGTCCACCAGGTCGCCGACACCGCTGCGGCACTGCAACGGCTGGCCGACCGCGGACCAGGTGACGTGGTGTTGATCAAGGCGTCCCGGGACGTCGGCCTGGAGATCATCGGCGACCGGCTGTTGGCCGCCGAGCCCGATTCCGGGTCGGCAATCGGAAGCAGGAACTGA
- the mraY gene encoding phospho-N-acetylmuramoyl-pentapeptide-transferase codes for MIAIAIAGILSLFGSLLGTRIAVDTFGRLGYGQPFRDGTPATHQVKRGTPTMGGVVIILAVDVGYLGGQLITMSVPSLSALLVLFLINGLGVVGFLDDFLKTTQQHSKGLHPWAKIGGQTLIGAVFAVLALHFPDSRGMTPASPFISFLRDIPPQLPLALAAIWIVLVIIGASNGVNLTDGLDGLAAGACVMIFGAYALINIWQYNQSCARVLSAGPNCYEVRDPYDLAAVALALAGGCFGFLWWNAKPARIIMGDTGALSLGGGLAAFAVFTRTDLLLIMLGGLMVIEVGSLILQTTYFKATRRLTGTPKRLFKNSPLHNHLEMLGWGEVTIVMRFWIIAGLCVAGGLGIFYAEWLVR; via the coding sequence GTGATCGCCATCGCGATAGCCGGGATCCTTTCGCTGTTCGGGTCCCTTCTCGGCACCCGGATCGCCGTCGACACGTTCGGTCGGCTCGGCTACGGCCAGCCGTTCCGGGACGGCACACCCGCCACCCACCAGGTCAAGCGCGGAACTCCGACGATGGGCGGGGTGGTGATCATCCTCGCCGTCGACGTCGGCTATCTCGGCGGGCAGCTGATCACCATGTCGGTGCCGAGCCTTTCGGCGTTGCTGGTGTTGTTCCTGATCAACGGGTTGGGTGTCGTCGGCTTCCTCGACGACTTCCTGAAGACGACCCAGCAACACTCCAAGGGCCTGCATCCCTGGGCCAAGATCGGCGGCCAGACGCTGATCGGTGCGGTGTTCGCCGTACTGGCCCTGCACTTCCCGGACTCGCGAGGCATGACTCCGGCATCACCGTTCATCTCCTTCCTGCGCGACATCCCACCGCAACTGCCGCTGGCGCTGGCGGCGATCTGGATCGTTCTGGTGATCATCGGCGCCAGCAACGGGGTGAACCTGACCGACGGGCTGGACGGCCTGGCGGCCGGTGCCTGCGTGATGATCTTCGGCGCGTACGCGTTGATCAACATCTGGCAGTACAACCAGTCCTGCGCCCGGGTTCTGTCGGCCGGGCCGAACTGCTACGAGGTGCGTGATCCGTACGACCTGGCAGCCGTCGCATTGGCGTTGGCCGGCGGCTGTTTCGGATTCCTGTGGTGGAACGCCAAACCGGCCCGGATCATCATGGGCGACACCGGGGCACTGTCCCTGGGCGGCGGCCTGGCGGCCTTCGCGGTCTTCACTCGCACCGACCTGCTGTTGATCATGCTCGGAGGGCTGATGGTGATCGAGGTGGGCTCACTGATCCTGCAGACCACCTATTTCAAGGCCACCCGACGGCTCACCGGTACACCGAAACGATTGTTCAAGAACTCGCCGCTGCACAACCACCTGGAGATGCTCGGCTGGGGCGAGGTGACCATCGTGATGAGATTCTGGATCATCGCGGGTTTGTGTGTGGCGGGCGGACTGGGCATCTTCTATGCCGAGTGGCTGGTGCGGTAG